TCATCATATAACAGAGAAAGATTTTAGTGGTGGATAATAAGTTCAACCGGCTTAGCTGTGGCGAAGATTTTGTAAAATGGAAGATAAGAAGTGGATTAGAAGTTTGGAAATTCAccgtaaaataatataaaatacatcttAGAGCGAAATCACCTGTAACAGGTTAGTCAGTGTAGAGATGTCATAGTGTATGGCTTGTTAATTGTCTTGTAATCAAATACtgcaatataatattgtaatttcctTGTTGATTTGCGATAAGCAATTTATTAAACTTGTTGATGTGTGATAAAGGGTTCTTTACCAAATTGGTATATTAAAATACCTCGTTAGTAAACCCTTGGAATTTCTCCTGCCTATTTAAAACTTTCCCAGGATACCTTCCTAGCCTTCAATTATCAATTCAACACATATTTAACATGGTGAATCAATAATCTGTCTCAGTTAAAGTAAGGGTTATGTTTATACATTGTACGACTGTATACAATTTAGGTACCGTAACCACCATAAACCGAGTGCCTTAACAATAAGAGTAATACTACCCTAATAGGAGATTTGCTGTAGTATATCAGATAATTATCTATCTCATATACAGTTTCATGGATTGGAACACAAGTATTGGACCTTCAGCATTAGTGCAATCGGGCCCTTTAATCTGAATGGCAAGATGCAATTGATGGATAGTTACTGATACAGCAGTAATTCCCATCTCTTAACCCATCCCAACTTGCCACATGAACATCAAGAGCCTTCAAGAGGAGTGTTTTCTGTAATCCTTAGTTCGTCTATATTTGTACTGTAAATAATACAGTAGAACAACACTCGAAGCCTTGTAACCATACAAGGTATAGGATATTAGCAGGAATCCCAGCTCTCCGACAACACAAACCACCTTGCTGTAGTAGAACCAGATCCTCCAAGAGGAGTATTTTTGGGAATCCTTACTTCGTCtatatttgtactttaaataatacagtagAACAACACTCGAAGCCTTGTAACCATACAAGGTATAGGATATTAGCCGGAATCCCAGCTCTACGACAACACAAACCATCTTGCTGTATTAGAACCAGATCCTCCAAGAGGAGTATTTTTGGGAATCCTTACTTCGTCtatatttgtactttaaataatacagtagAACAACACTCGAAGCCTTGTAACCATACAAGGTATATGATATTAGCCGGAATCCCAGCTCTACGACAACACAAACCATCTTGCTGTATTAGAACCAGATCCTCCAAGAGGAGTATTTTCGGGAATCCTTACTTCgtttacatttgtaatataaataatataatagaacaGCACTGGAAGGTATGTGTGCGTACAAGGTGTAGGGCGTTGGCAGGACTTTCCATTACTACAATCTTCGCAAGTGGGGTTGagtgtatgaataaataataaatgcttttTCCAGGACCAACGACCTgaaggaaataaaaaatcaattacataACTTCatatttacatagtttatttGCATTGTTTGTGAATGCCCAACAATAATTGACAGAAATGACtgattgaattaaaattggtGTTTAAAATCTTGAATATAAAGAGTAATCAGTTTTATGAcaaataacaatcaaaataaataaataaataataacaacataaataataaagctatTTGATAGATAGTAGAAGCTGTGACTGAGACAGACTCAAGTGTGAAATCACGCCTTAACACACTGGGCCTTATTACAGGAAAGGCCAAGGTCGCAGGGACACAACCCTTGGTAAACGTCGGTGACTTGCACTGTGGCGCCCCCGGGGTAGTTCAGTGCCTGACTGAAGGGTTGGCCGCGAGGACGGCAGCTCTCCCCTTGCCGACGGTGGGAGTCGCACGCTGTGGTAGGGTACCTCCCGTTCACTGCGAACAAAGATTAGAGGATGAGCATTTCAGTTATTGATTTATCTCTTTACTTTGTCAGTTTTAGCATAAGGTTTCTCGTTTTACGCTACTTGAAAATTTTCCAATCGTAATTACTAATTATGAGTAAATTAGAAGTTTCAAGATAAATTTGACAGTAGCCGTTTTGGTATCCCCATGACTCGTACAATCATGGGGCCTCGTAGATTTTACATATTGTTAATCGAATTgataaatttcttaataatttacgTATGACTTAATATATTCGATAGGCAACTAATACTAACTACTCGTATTTGGAGAGGAATACCTAGTTgtcattttttatacatttgatgTTCATTTACGAAAATCAGATATAGTTTGTGTTTAGATATTAAATAGTCTTAGATATTCGAGACTTATGAAAGGCAAAAACTCCATTAAATACTTGAGAGGTTTACTTTACTCGTTTTCTAAAATAAGCTCTTTAAAGTATCTATTTTAATATCtacattttaaaaggaaatgGAATAATCAAACAAATTGGAATAACAAATCCTATCTTGCGTATTAAGACTTtctatcttatattattttagcttGGACCAAGTCAAGACTTTTATTTTGACTCTTTActacatttttttgaataaatgcaTTAACTATTTGCCCTTCGCTCTATGTTAATTGTATACACTTTCCTTAATTTGTCAATAGAATAAAAAGGGTACCCTTGACTCGGATTTAGATTTTTGTACTCTTTATTTGCAAATATGAGAGCCATTTTTGCCATTGGACGATGTCAAGTTTTTCATCACTGCACATCTTGGGAAAGGGGACAAACTAAAAAATTAGAGTAGTTTAAAAAGGGCGTCCGCtaatggtaatatttttattatggtaTACGTACAAGAGAATTAAAGAAAGAGCGGTTGTTATGCCATGTTCATCTACAAGTTGCAGACAAATAGATTATAATGTAGTTCTAAGTGTCTCCTGAAATTAAGGTCTTACTAGTTTTAACAGACAATATTGAGTTTAATGTCCAAATTAGAATTTATATCTACAGAAATGTATCGCATACCAAGGCACATATAGTATTGATATATGATTTAACAttctaaattgaatataataactGACATACAGAAAACACAGCATCTGCCGGGTCCACAATCAGAGGTGGATTTACAGCCGACGTACTTGGAGCCGTCAGTGTCCGCACAGAGGCACACAGCCGCTACACACAGTAACATCAGGGTCATGTTCAGGGTCCACATCTCGAGCTGTAAGCAAGGTTATCTTGATGATGATTACCAATTAATAATCGTGGTACCGATGGATTTGACCTGACAGTCGACATACTTGGAGCCGTCAGTGTCCGCACAGAGGCACACAGCCGCTACACACAGTAACATCAGGGTCATGTTCAGGGTCCACATCTCGAGCTGTAAGCAAGGTTATCTTGATGATGATTACCAATTAATAATCGTGGTACCGATGGATTTGACCTGACAGTCGACATACTTGGAGCCGTCAGTGTCCGCGCAGAGGCACACAGCCGCTACACACAGTAACATCAGGGTCATGCTCAGGGTCCACATCTCGAGCTGTAAGCAAGGTTATCTTGATGATGATTACCAATTAATAATCGTGGTACCGATGGATTTGACCTGACAGTCGACATACTTGGAGCCGTCAGTGTCCGCGCAGAGGCACACAGCCGCTACACACAGTAACATCAGGGCCATGTTCAGGGTCCACATCTCGAGCTGTAAGCAAGGTTATCTTGATGATGATTCACCGAATTAATAATCGTGGTACCGATGGATTTATTTGACCTGACAGATGACATACTTGGAGCCGTCAGTGTCCGCGCAGAGGCACACAGCCGCTACACACAGTAACATCAGGGTCATGTTCAGGGTCCACATCTCGAGCTGTAAGCAAGGTTATCTTGATGATGATCACGAATTGATAATCGTGGTACCAATGGATTTGACCTGACAGTCGACATACTTGGAGCCGTCAGTGTCCGCGCAGAGGCACACAGCCGCTACACACAGTAACATCAGGGCCATATTCAGGGTCCACATCTCGAGCTGTAAGCAAGGTTATCTTGATGATGATCACGAATTGATAATCGTGGTACCGATGGATTTATTTGACCTGACAGATGACATACTTGGAGCCGTCAGTGTCCGCGCAGAGGCACACAGCCGCTATACACAGTAACATCAGGGCCATATTCAGGGTCCACATCTCGAGCTGTAAGCAAGGTTATCTTGATGATGATTACCAATTAATAATCGTGGTACCAATGGA
The Homalodisca vitripennis isolate AUS2020 chromosome 1, UT_GWSS_2.1, whole genome shotgun sequence DNA segment above includes these coding regions:
- the LOC124355708 gene encoding astakine-like, whose translation is MWTLNMTLMLLCVAAVCLCADTDGSKYVGCKSTSDCGPGRCCVFLNGRYPTTACDSHRRQGESCRPRGQPFSQALNYPGGATVQVTDVYQGLCPCDLGLSCNKAQCVKA